A genomic segment from Dasypus novemcinctus isolate mDasNov1 chromosome X, mDasNov1.1.hap2, whole genome shotgun sequence encodes:
- the CXHXorf66 gene encoding uncharacterized protein CXorf66 homolog, with translation MNLFIYVLLLSFWTNHSFNTNHSNVSSNVSTNATTTTNTTTAATITTTGSKRQSIEIKMDMFRKHLLVIIIGIMIIAFVFTCFCFLHYNCMSDDVPKETMTQNEAIVVGPSKSSLSGSKTTSPYSPRGPEKQSPPSSMGKLHKQSNPEKPFLPSSAEKLIRPSSTEKSFLPSSAEKLIRTPSPEKSSIPSSAEKLIRSSRPEKILRSSNLEKSARRISPKKPHKLKRQASLSYPDKPVRQHWSTNLQYSTRPAKLPCLSPPQNKTFPPKSVSLQKVAKPPRHPNPRRQGNTNRTDMLCRPQGTKPCQTFRERCLVCNTSDEALVSNIAATKKKIAPNQTFSREMKSYYRSFHKTASMDKEYYEYVCDSDLMTYDSEDSEREITIICNIRCNEVLHIGAHDNERLNKNKIQP, from the exons ATGAATCTTTTCATTTATGTCCTACTTCTGTCCTTTTGGACAAACCATTCTTTTAATACAAACCATAGTAATGTATCCAGTAATGTATCTACTaatgctaccaccaccaccaacaccaccacCGCCGCTACTATTACTACTACAG GAAGTAAGCGTCAATCAATAGAGATCAAAATGGACATGTTTAGGAAGCATCTACTCGTTATAATAATTGGCATTATGATCATAGCCTTCGTCTttacctgtttttgttttcttcattataATTGTATGAGCGACGATGTCCCCAAAGAAACAAT gACCCAGAATGAAGCAATAGTAGTTGGTCCATCCAAATCATCACTCAGTGGATCCAAGACCACCAGTCCATATAGTCCACGCGGTCCAGAAAAACAATCTCCGCCATCCAGTATGGGCAAGTTACATAAGCAATCAAATCCAGAAAAGCCATTCTTACCATCCAGTGCAGAAAAATTAATCAGGCCATCAAGTACAGAAAAGTCATTCCTACCATCCAGTGCAGAAAAGTTAATCAGAACACCCAGTCCAGAAAAGTCATCCATACCATCCAGTGCAGAAAAGTTAATCAGATCGTCACGTCCAGAAAAAATACTCAGGTCATCCAATCTAGAAAAGTCAGCTAGGAGAATCAGTCCAAAAAAGCCACATAAGCTAAAGAGGCAGGCCAGTTTATCCTATCCAGATAAGCCAGTCAGACAACATTGGTCAACTAATCTACAATATTCCACCAGGCCAGCCAAATTACCTTGCCTTTCTCCTCCACAAAATAAAACGTTTCCACCCAAATCAGTCAGCCTCCAGAAAGTTGCCAAGCCACCCAGACATCCCAATCCCAGAAGGCAAGGTAATACAAACAGGACAGATATGCTATGCAGGCCTCAAGGAACAAAGCCCTGCCAAACTTTTAGGGAAAGATGTCTTGTTTGCAACACTTCTGATGAGGCTTTGGTCAGTAATATTGCTGCAACTAAGAAGAAAATTGCCCCAAACCAAACATTTTCAAGAGAAATGAAGTCTTATTACAGGTCCTTTCATAAGACAGCTTCCATGGACAAGGAATACTATGAATATGTATGTGACAGCGATTTGATGACATACGATAGTGAGGACAGTGAGAGGGAAATAACCATTATTTGTAACATAAGGTGCAATGAAGTTTTGCATATAGGTGCCCATGATAATGAAAggctcaataaaaataaaatccaaccGTGA